From one Streptomyces chromofuscus genomic stretch:
- a CDS encoding SpoIIE family protein phosphatase → MTAESFQSDEDEYTAEQPRPIGLLDVLSVAAVVVDADGRILFWTPQAQELFGYSAEEALGTYAARLFVHPEHLPAVTKLFAEVLETGRSWAGAFPIRHKDGSSRLTEFRNMRLLDDLGDVYALGLAADHNLLQRVETDLALCERLINQSPIGLALMDPELRYLLVNPALERLDGVPAEEHIGRHLRETLHLPDVDTIEACLRQVLTTGTPLLDQYHVGRPPTDPEHEHAWSLSFYRLEDPGGRVLGAATSVVDVTERHRAAAEADRARRRLALIADASARVGTTLEVEQTALELADIAASELADVVAVDVLDSALACRRTRAPHHGPELFRALALKAAHPTVAVRAADSPGDLAAYEGDRLVTLCVHTGRPVLVRHVGDRDLPRIARDDEAVALLAQAGVHSYLAVPLIAHGEVLGALDLKRTRNPLPFDQDDVVLAGELASRAAVAIDNARWFQSVRNTALTLQRSLLPDHAPHHTGLELASRYQPAQATSEVGGDWYDVIGLSDDKTALVVGDVMGNGIDAAATMGRLRTATCAYADLDLDPGAVLQHLDKITCDLEHYIVTCLYAVYDPRTGQCRIGNAGHMPPALARPGRPPELLDLPAGAPLGIGGIGFEPTTVDLAPGDLLVLYTDGLVETRHHPIDDRLNALLTFLDEPRRPLEETCDLLLYGLRLPDDHDDVALLVARAL, encoded by the coding sequence ATGACAGCCGAATCCTTCCAGTCCGACGAGGACGAGTACACGGCGGAGCAGCCGAGACCGATCGGCCTGCTGGACGTGCTGAGCGTGGCGGCGGTCGTGGTCGACGCGGACGGACGCATCCTGTTCTGGACCCCGCAGGCCCAGGAGCTCTTCGGGTACTCGGCGGAGGAGGCGCTCGGCACCTACGCGGCACGTCTGTTCGTCCATCCCGAGCACCTGCCGGCCGTGACGAAGCTGTTCGCGGAGGTGCTGGAGACCGGCCGGAGCTGGGCCGGCGCGTTCCCGATCCGGCACAAGGACGGCAGCAGCCGCCTGACGGAGTTCCGCAACATGCGGCTGCTGGACGATCTCGGTGACGTCTACGCCCTGGGTCTGGCCGCCGACCACAACCTGCTGCAGCGCGTCGAGACCGACCTCGCGCTGTGCGAACGGCTGATCAACCAGTCCCCCATCGGCCTGGCCCTCATGGACCCCGAGCTGCGGTATCTGCTGGTCAACCCGGCGCTGGAACGGCTCGACGGGGTCCCGGCCGAGGAGCACATCGGCCGTCACCTCAGGGAGACCCTGCACCTGCCGGACGTCGACACCATCGAGGCGTGCCTGCGTCAGGTGCTCACCACCGGCACCCCGCTGCTCGACCAGTACCACGTGGGCCGCCCGCCGACCGACCCCGAGCACGAGCACGCCTGGTCCCTGTCGTTCTACCGGCTGGAGGACCCCGGCGGGCGGGTCCTGGGCGCGGCCACCTCGGTCGTCGACGTCACCGAACGGCATCGCGCGGCCGCCGAGGCCGACCGGGCCCGTCGGCGCCTCGCCCTCATCGCCGACGCCTCCGCCCGGGTCGGCACCACGCTGGAGGTGGAGCAGACCGCGCTCGAACTGGCGGACATCGCCGCCTCCGAGCTGGCCGACGTGGTCGCCGTGGACGTGCTGGACTCGGCGCTGGCCTGTCGCCGCACCCGCGCCCCGCACCACGGGCCGGAGCTGTTCCGCGCCCTCGCGCTGAAGGCGGCCCACCCGACCGTGGCGGTGCGCGCCGCCGACTCACCCGGAGACCTCGCCGCCTACGAGGGCGACCGCCTGGTCACCCTGTGCGTGCACACCGGCCGGCCGGTCCTGGTACGGCATGTCGGCGACCGTGATCTGCCGCGCATCGCCCGCGACGACGAGGCCGTCGCGCTGCTGGCGCAGGCCGGGGTCCACTCGTATCTGGCCGTGCCGCTGATCGCGCACGGCGAGGTGCTGGGCGCCCTCGACCTCAAGCGCACCCGCAACCCGCTGCCGTTCGACCAGGACGACGTCGTGCTGGCCGGTGAGCTCGCCAGCCGCGCCGCCGTGGCCATCGACAACGCCCGCTGGTTCCAGAGCGTGCGCAACACCGCGCTCACCCTCCAGCGCAGCCTGCTGCCCGACCACGCGCCGCACCACACCGGTCTGGAGCTCGCCTCCCGCTACCAGCCCGCCCAGGCCACCAGCGAGGTCGGCGGCGACTGGTACGACGTGATCGGTCTGAGCGACGACAAGACCGCCCTGGTCGTCGGTGACGTCATGGGCAACGGCATCGACGCCGCCGCCACCATGGGCCGGCTGCGCACCGCGACCTGCGCCTACGCCGACCTCGACCTCGACCCCGGCGCCGTGCTGCAGCACCTCGACAAGATCACCTGCGATCTGGAGCACTACATCGTCACGTGCCTGTACGCCGTGTACGACCCCCGCACCGGTCAGTGCCGCATCGGCAACGCGGGTCACATGCCGCCCGCGCTGGCCCGCCCCGGCCGGCCCCCCGAGCTCCTCGACCTGCCCGCCGGGGCCCCGCTCGGCATCGGGGGCATCGGGTTCGAGCCCACCACCGTCGACCTGGCCCCCGGCGACCTGCTGGTCCTCTACACCGACGGCCTCGTCGAGACCCGCCACCACCCCATCGACGACCGTCTCAACGCACTCCTGACGTTCCTCGACGAACCCCGGCGGCCCCTGGAGGAGACCTGCGACCTCCTCCTGTACGGCCTGCGCCTCCCCGACGACCACGACGACGTCGCCCTCCTCGTCGCGCGCGCCCTGTAG
- a CDS encoding polysaccharide pyruvyl transferase family protein: MEQPQRILLVGWFSFRDGEATAGDVLALRRVEDVLRRAGLAYDVAWSPGFRPGALHLEGVRAEAYSHLVFVCGPVHGPQVEELHRRFAHCVRIAVGTSVVDPADPAAAGFHEVLARDAPGAEPRVDLSARAPAVPARPVVGVILTHGQHEYGGRRRHAEVAATVTRWLAGKDCARLELETRLDIHDWRLSTTPAQLSSVLDRLDLVVTDRLHGLVLALRAGTPALAVDPVTGGAKVTAQARACGWPALIPAERLDVEGLERWWEWCLTAGRGAARRTRDRFREGTGVRDGAEALTAALGIPGTRPATGERRR, encoded by the coding sequence ATGGAACAACCGCAGCGGATCCTGCTCGTGGGCTGGTTCAGCTTCCGCGACGGCGAGGCCACCGCCGGGGACGTACTGGCCCTGCGGCGGGTGGAGGACGTCCTTCGGCGGGCCGGACTGGCGTACGACGTCGCCTGGAGCCCGGGCTTCAGGCCGGGGGCGCTGCATCTGGAGGGGGTGCGGGCCGAGGCGTACTCCCATCTGGTGTTCGTGTGCGGGCCGGTGCACGGGCCGCAGGTGGAGGAGCTGCACCGGCGGTTCGCGCACTGTGTGCGGATCGCGGTCGGCACCTCCGTCGTCGATCCGGCCGACCCGGCCGCCGCCGGCTTCCACGAGGTGCTGGCGCGGGACGCCCCGGGCGCCGAGCCGCGCGTGGACCTGTCGGCCCGCGCGCCCGCCGTCCCTGCCCGGCCGGTGGTGGGGGTGATCCTCACCCACGGGCAGCACGAGTACGGCGGCCGGCGGCGGCACGCGGAGGTCGCCGCGACCGTCACCCGCTGGCTGGCCGGGAAGGACTGCGCGCGGCTGGAGCTGGAGACCCGGCTCGACATCCACGACTGGCGGCTGAGCACCACCCCCGCCCAGCTGTCGTCCGTGCTCGACCGCCTCGACCTCGTCGTCACGGACCGGCTGCACGGGCTGGTCCTGGCGCTGCGGGCCGGGACGCCGGCGCTGGCCGTCGATCCGGTCACGGGCGGCGCGAAGGTGACGGCGCAGGCACGCGCGTGCGGCTGGCCCGCCCTGATCCCGGCCGAGCGGCTCGACGTCGAAGGGCTGGAGCGGTGGTGGGAGTGGTGCCTGACCGCCGGACGCGGGGCGGCCCGGCGGACCCGGGACCGCTTCCGCGAGGGCACCGGCGTACGGGACGGCGCGGAAGCGCTGACGGCCGCACTGGGGATCCCGGGGACGCGCCCGGCGACAGGTGAGCGGCGCAGGTGA
- a CDS encoding SpoIIE family protein phosphatase: MSGPGGAATDAEERDAAFADTVRRTGASIGALYLLAPDEQVLCLDVLSGVPADFAAPWVRVPLAAPMPVAVAVREDRMVWVGSQEEMSRAYPRTAMVVPYPLALVAAPVTGVQRWGVLMLMWPATRPPYMTARERGNIAASCRRLARLLEEAAEHGRLPSPADGPRVVLTGTDRRPVSPTMAVADFVERLPGGSCALDLEGRFTFVSSGACDLLGRDADQLLGTVPWQSLRWLDDPVYEDRYRGAVISREPVAFTACRPPDHWLDIHLYPDASGISVRIVPCGGQPPPAPAPRNPARPAALARAGRLYQLMHLAAGLTEVVGVQDVIDLVADQIMPAFGAQGMVLSAADAGRLRITGYRGYAADVIERLDGLPLDTGLTPAGQAIAGGIPAFFGDPDEMRRIYPQAPLMSDKQAWAFLPLIVSGRPVGICILSYDRPHTFPAEERAVMTSLAGLVAQALDRARLYDLKHELAHGLQQALLPRSLPTIAELRVAARYLPATRGMDIGGDFYDLIRLGDTAAAAVIGDVQGHNVAAAALMGQVRSGVLVHATLGTSPDQVLARTNRLLVDLAPDLFTSCLYAHLDFAHRRVTLAGAGHPPPLRRLPDGDTRPVELAPGPLLGIDPDAVFPVTEMPLTPGLTLAFYTDGLIERPGVDVDEAIDGLARHLADADDRDLDALVDALLRQAGPDGRRTDDTALLVLQHRPAGDGERHPGE; encoded by the coding sequence GTGAGCGGCCCGGGCGGGGCGGCCACCGACGCGGAGGAACGGGACGCCGCGTTCGCGGACACGGTGCGCCGGACCGGCGCGTCCATCGGTGCCCTCTACCTGCTCGCACCGGACGAGCAGGTGCTCTGCCTGGACGTGCTGAGCGGCGTCCCGGCCGACTTCGCGGCGCCGTGGGTGAGGGTGCCGCTGGCCGCTCCGATGCCGGTGGCCGTCGCGGTCCGTGAGGACCGCATGGTGTGGGTGGGCAGCCAGGAGGAGATGTCCCGCGCCTATCCGCGCACCGCGATGGTGGTTCCCTACCCGCTGGCCCTGGTTGCCGCGCCGGTCACCGGCGTCCAGCGCTGGGGCGTACTGATGCTGATGTGGCCCGCCACCCGTCCGCCGTACATGACCGCACGGGAGCGGGGGAACATCGCCGCCAGTTGCCGGCGTCTGGCCCGGCTGCTGGAGGAAGCCGCGGAACACGGCAGGCTGCCCTCGCCCGCCGACGGGCCGCGTGTCGTCCTGACGGGCACCGACCGCCGGCCCGTGAGTCCGACGATGGCCGTCGCCGACTTCGTGGAGCGCCTGCCGGGCGGGAGCTGCGCCCTGGACCTGGAGGGCCGCTTCACCTTCGTCAGCAGCGGAGCCTGCGACCTGCTGGGCCGCGACGCCGATCAGCTGCTGGGCACGGTGCCGTGGCAGTCCCTGCGCTGGCTCGACGACCCCGTCTACGAGGACCGCTACCGCGGCGCGGTCATCAGCCGCGAGCCCGTCGCCTTCACCGCGTGCCGCCCGCCGGACCACTGGCTGGACATCCACCTGTACCCGGACGCCAGCGGCATCAGCGTCCGGATCGTCCCGTGCGGTGGGCAGCCCCCGCCCGCACCGGCGCCCCGCAACCCCGCGCGCCCCGCCGCACTCGCCCGCGCGGGCCGGTTGTACCAGCTCATGCACCTGGCCGCGGGGCTGACCGAGGTCGTCGGCGTCCAGGACGTCATCGATCTGGTCGCCGACCAGATCATGCCCGCCTTCGGCGCCCAGGGCATGGTGCTGTCCGCCGCCGACGCGGGCCGGCTGCGGATCACCGGCTACCGCGGCTACGCAGCCGACGTCATCGAGCGGCTCGACGGCCTGCCCCTCGACACCGGTCTGACCCCGGCCGGGCAGGCCATCGCCGGCGGCATCCCCGCCTTCTTCGGCGATCCGGACGAGATGCGGCGCATCTACCCCCAGGCCCCGCTGATGAGCGACAAGCAGGCCTGGGCGTTTCTGCCGCTGATCGTCTCCGGCCGGCCCGTGGGCATCTGCATCCTGTCCTACGACCGACCGCACACGTTCCCGGCCGAGGAACGCGCCGTCATGACCTCGCTCGCCGGTCTCGTCGCCCAGGCCCTCGACCGCGCCCGCCTCTACGACCTCAAGCACGAACTCGCCCACGGCCTCCAGCAGGCGCTGCTCCCGCGCAGCCTGCCCACGATCGCCGAGCTGCGGGTCGCCGCCCGCTATCTGCCCGCCACCCGGGGCATGGACATCGGCGGGGACTTCTACGACCTGATCCGGCTCGGCGACACGGCCGCCGCGGCCGTCATCGGGGACGTGCAGGGCCACAACGTCGCCGCCGCCGCGCTGATGGGGCAGGTGCGCAGCGGCGTCCTCGTCCACGCGACCCTCGGCACCAGCCCCGACCAGGTCCTGGCCAGAACCAACCGGCTGCTGGTCGATCTCGCCCCCGATCTGTTCACCAGCTGCCTCTACGCCCACCTCGACTTCGCCCACCGGCGGGTCACGCTGGCCGGCGCCGGCCACCCGCCGCCGTTGCGGCGCCTCCCCGACGGCGACACCCGGCCCGTCGAGCTGGCGCCCGGCCCGCTGCTCGGCATCGACCCCGACGCCGTGTTCCCCGTGACCGAGATGCCGCTCACGCCGGGGCTGACGCTCGCCTTCTACACCGACGGCCTCATCGAAAGGCCGGGCGTCGACGTCGACGAGGCCATCGACGGCCTGGCACGGCACCTCGCCGATGCCGACGACCGGGACCTGGACGCGCTGGTCGACGCCCTGCTGCGGCAGGCCGGCCCCGACGGCCGGCGCACCGACGACACCGCCCTGCTCGTGCTGCAGCACCGGCCGGCGGGGGACGGCGAGCGGCACCCGGGGGAGTAG